One part of the Arabidopsis thaliana chromosome 1 sequence genome encodes these proteins:
- a CDS encoding kinase-like protein (protein kinase-related; FUNCTIONS IN: molecular_function unknown; INVOLVED IN: biological_process unknown; LOCATED IN: endomembrane system; EXPRESSED IN: 22 plant structures; EXPRESSED DURING: 13 growth stages; BEST Arabidopsis thaliana protein match is: Protein kinase superfamily protein (TAIR:AT1G67000.1); Has 35333 Blast hits to 34131 proteins in 2444 species: Archae - 798; Bacteria - 22429; Metazoa - 974; Fungi - 991; Plants - 531; Viruses - 0; Other Eukaryotes - 9610 (source: NCBI BLink).) produces the protein MYHLPTSCLVIFFLLSLFHPLPCDSSNQGLGWCETLFQCGNITAGFPFSGGNRHKECGHPSLELHCNKNNITSLFISNQKYSVLRIDQTSNTLTLAKQNLLGSFCSSVFTNTTLPPETFELSRTYKSVTIFYQCSSVLPNLSSYTCPEIGPISVSESPEKYPESCRSSFTVKVPTSFDTKEKELNVTNLESVLRKGFEVTVVINENTCQECLSSLGRCHVFNENLTPGVKCRPPSDSEGSCGYNQTSSTFLCYCKDPYSLSCSSGSKISFIGSFTDTLFSFMISVSQFLCSFSANCFSFFFAPFYRYRI, from the exons ATGTATCATCTTCCCACTTCTTGTCTAGTTATATTCTTCCTCCTCTCCTTATTTCACCCTCTTCCTTGTGATTCAAGTAATCAAGGACTTGGCTGGTGTGAGACTTTGTTTCAGTGCGGAAACATCACCGCTGGTTTCCCCTTCTCGGGTGGGAATCGTCATAAAGAATGCGGTCATCCATCGCTGGAGCTTCactgcaacaaaaacaacatcacCTCTTTATTCATCTCAAACCAAAAGTACTCTGTTCTCCGTATAGATCAAACATCTAACACTCTTACACTTGCCAAACAGAACCTTCTAGGTTCTTTTTGCTCCTCTGTATTCACAAACACAACCTTGCCTCCCGAAACTTTCGAGCTTTCACGGACCTACAAGAGCGTCACTATATTCTACCAATGCTCCTCTGTGCTTCCTAACCTTTCTAGCTATACATGTCCTGAGATAGGTCCCATCTCAGTGTCTGAAAGCCCTGAAAAATATCCTGAGAGCTGTCGTTCCAGTTTCACCGTGAAGGTTCCCACGAGTTTCgatacaaaagagaaagagttgaaTGTGACCAATTTGGAAAGTGTTTTAAGAAAAGGATTTGAGGTGACGGTGGTGATCAATGAGAATACATGTCAGGAATGTTTATCCTCTCTTGGAAGATGTCATGTCTTCAACGAAAACTTAACACCAGGAGTTAAATGTCGTCCACCAAGTG ACTCTGAGGGTTCTTGTGGATATAATCAGACCTCAAGTACGTTCCTCTGCTATTGTAAGGATCCGTATAGCCTATCATGCAGTTCGGGCAGTAAGATTTCTTTCATCGGTTCATTTACAGACACTCTCTTTAGTTTCATGATTTCGGTTTCACAGTTTCTGTGTTCATTCAGCGCtaactgtttttcttttttttttgcgccATTTTATCGATACAGAATCTAA
- a CDS encoding kinase-like protein, translating into MYHLPTSCLVIFFLLSLFHPLPCDSSNQGLGWCETLFQCGNITAGFPFSGGNRHKECGHPSLELHCNKNNITSLFISNQKYSVLRIDQTSNTLTLAKQNLLGSFCSSVFTNTTLPPETFELSRTYKSVTIFYQCSSVLPNLSSYTCPEIGPISVSESPEKYPESCRSSFTVKVPTSFDTKEKELNVTNLESVLRKGFEVTVVINENTCQECLSSLGRCHVFNENLTPGVKCRPPSDSEGSCGYNQTSSTFLCYCKDPYSLSCSSGKSNIRWIIGTVNLSSLSLLFFNLWFYADKFYLFNGYTGGVLILILIVSGIIVSLVFLCLCCRAKIVRKKKSSDALEVPPRPIKESPTLSEDIKART; encoded by the exons ATGTATCATCTTCCCACTTCTTGTCTAGTTATATTCTTCCTCCTCTCCTTATTTCACCCTCTTCCTTGTGATTCAAGTAATCAAGGACTTGGCTGGTGTGAGACTTTGTTTCAGTGCGGAAACATCACCGCTGGTTTCCCCTTCTCGGGTGGGAATCGTCATAAAGAATGCGGTCATCCATCGCTGGAGCTTCactgcaacaaaaacaacatcacCTCTTTATTCATCTCAAACCAAAAGTACTCTGTTCTCCGTATAGATCAAACATCTAACACTCTTACACTTGCCAAACAGAACCTTCTAGGTTCTTTTTGCTCCTCTGTATTCACAAACACAACCTTGCCTCCCGAAACTTTCGAGCTTTCACGGACCTACAAGAGCGTCACTATATTCTACCAATGCTCCTCTGTGCTTCCTAACCTTTCTAGCTATACATGTCCTGAGATAGGTCCCATCTCAGTGTCTGAAAGCCCTGAAAAATATCCTGAGAGCTGTCGTTCCAGTTTCACCGTGAAGGTTCCCACGAGTTTCgatacaaaagagaaagagttgaaTGTGACCAATTTGGAAAGTGTTTTAAGAAAAGGATTTGAGGTGACGGTGGTGATCAATGAGAATACATGTCAGGAATGTTTATCCTCTCTTGGAAGATGTCATGTCTTCAACGAAAACTTAACACCAGGAGTTAAATGTCGTCCACCAAGTG ACTCTGAGGGTTCTTGTGGATATAATCAGACCTCAAGTACGTTCCTCTGCTATTGTAAGGATCCGTATAGCCTATCATGCAGTTCGGGCA AATCTAATATTAGATGGATAATAGGTACCGTTAACCTTTCCTCTCTGAGTTTATTGTTCTTTAATCTTTGGTTTTATGCTGACAAATTTTACTTGTTTAATGGTTATACAGGTGGTGTGTTGATCTTGATACTCAtag TATCAGGTATTATTGTTTCCTTGGTGTTTCTTTGCCTATGTTGCCGAGCCAAGATtgtcagaaagaaaaaatcatcagATGCTCTTGAAGTCCCTCCTAGACCTATTAAAGAATCACCAACACTTTCAGAGGATATTAAAGCACGGACTTGA
- the ABCG39 gene encoding pleiotropic drug resistance 11 (pleiotropic drug resistance 11 (PDR11); FUNCTIONS IN: ATPase activity, coupled to transmembrane movement of substances; INVOLVED IN: drug transmembrane transport; LOCATED IN: membrane; EXPRESSED IN: 9 plant structures; EXPRESSED DURING: 4 anthesis, C globular stage, petal differentiation and expansion stage; CONTAINS InterPro DOMAIN/s: ATPase, AAA+ type, core (InterPro:IPR003593), ABC transporter-like (InterPro:IPR003439), Plant PDR ABC transporter associated (InterPro:IPR013581), ABC-2 type transporter (InterPro:IPR013525); BEST Arabidopsis thaliana protein match is: pleiotropic drug resistance 6 (TAIR:AT2G36380.1); Has 357151 Blast hits to 273757 proteins in 3981 species: Archae - 7090; Bacteria - 287486; Metazoa - 9208; Fungi - 6204; Plants - 5777; Viruses - 4; Other Eukaryotes - 41382 (source: NCBI BLink).) — protein MAAMLGRDEDPVGALSGRVSLASTSHRSLVGASKSFRDVFMPQTDEVFGRSERREEDDMELRWAAIERLPTFDRLRKGMLPQTSANGKIELEDIDLTRLEPKDKKHLMEMILSFVEEDNEKFLRDLRERTDRVGIEVPKIEVRYENISVEGDVRSASRALPTLFNVTLNTLESILGFFHLLPSKRKKIQILKDISGIVKPSRMTLLLGPPSSGKTTLLQALAGKLDDTLQMSGRITYCGHEFREFVPQKTCAYISQHDLHFGEMTVREILDFSGRCLGVGSRYQLMSELSRREKEEGIKPDPKIDAFMKSIAISGQETSLVTDYVLKILGLDICADILAGDVMRRGISGGQKKRLTTGEMLVGPARALFMDEISTGLDSSTTFQICKFMRQLVHISDVTMIISLLQPAPETFELFDDIILLSEGQIVYQGPRDNVLEFFEYFGFQCPERKGVADFLQEVTSKKDQEQYWNKREQPYNYVSVSDFSSGFSTFHTGQKLTSEFRVPYDKAKTHSAALVTQKYGISNWELFKACFDREWLLMKRNSFVYVFKTVQITIMSLITMTVYLRTEMHVGTVRDGQKFYGAMFFSLINVMFNGLAELAFTVMRLPVFYKQRDFLFYPPWAFALPAWLLKIPLSLIESGIWIGLTYYTIGFAPSAARFFRQLLAYFCVNQMALSLFRFLGAIGRTEVISNSIGTFTLLIVFTLGGFIIAKDDIRPWMTWAYYMSPMMYGQTAIVMNEFLDERWSSPNYDTRINAKTVGEVLLKSRGFFTEPYWFWICIVALLGFSLLFNLFYILALMYLNPLGNSKATVVEEGKDKQKGENRGTEGSVVELNSSSNKGPKRGMVLPFQPLSLAFNNVNYYVDMPSEMKAQGVEGDRLQLLRDVGGAFRPGILTALVGVSGAGKTTLMDVLAGRKTGGYIEGSISISGYPKNQTTFARVSGYCEQNDIHSPHVTVYESLIYSAWLRLSTDIDIKTRELFVEEVMELVELKPLRNSIVGLPGVDGLSTEQRKRLTIAVELVANPSIIFMDEPTSGLDARAAAIVMRTVRNTVDTGRTVVCTIHQPSIDIFESFDELLLMKRGGQVIYAGSLGHHSQKLVEYFEAVEGVPKINDGYNPATWMLDVTTPSMESQMSLDFAQIFSNSSLYRRNQELIKDLSTPPPGSKDVYFKTKYAQSFSTQTKACFWKQYWSYWRHPQYNAIRFLMTVVIGVLFGLIFWQIGTKTENEQDLNNFFGAMYAAVLFLGALNAATVQPAIAIERTVFYREKAAGMYSAIPYAISQVAVEIMYNTIQTGVYTLILYSMIGCNWTMAKFLWFYYYMLTSFIYFTLYGMMLMALTPNYQIAGICMSFFLSLWNLFSGFLIPRPQIPIWWRWYYWATPVAWTLYGLITSQVGDKDSMVHISGIGDIDLKTLLKEGFGFEHDFLPVVAVVHIAWILLFLFVFAYGIKFLNFQRR, from the exons ATGGCCGCAATGCTAGGACGAGATGAAGATCCGGTCGGAGCATTGAGTGGGAGAGTGAGTTTGGCCTCCACCAGTCACAGGAGTTTGGTCGGAGCTTCCAAAAGCTTTCGAGATGTGTTCATGCCTCAAACTGACGAGGTGTTTGGGAGGAGCGAACGTCGGGAGGAAGATGACATGGAGCTCCGATGGGCGGCGATTGAGAGATTGCCGACGTTTGATCGGCTACGTAAAGGGATGTTGCCGCAAACGTCGGCTAACGGGAAGATTGAGCTTGAGGATATTGACCTAACAAGGCTCGAACCTAAGGATAAGAAACACCTTATGgaaatgattttgagtttcgttgaagaagacaatgaaAAGTTTCTACGTGATTTGAGAGAAAGAACAGATAG AGTGGGAATTGAAGTTCCAAAAATTGAAGTAAGGTATGAGAATATTTCAGTGGAAGGAGATGTGCGTAGTGCAAGTAGAGCGCTTCCTACTCTCTTCAACGTCACCTTGAATACATTGGag AGCATTCTTGGATTCTTCCACCTCCTTCCAtctaaaaggaaaaagattcAGATACTAAAAGATATCAGCGGCATTGTCAAACCATCAAG GATGACTTTATTACTTGGTCCACCAAGCTCAGGAAAAACAACTTTGTTACAAGCTTTGGCTGGGAAGCTCGATGACACTCTccag ATGTCGGGGAGGATAACATATTGCGGTCATGAGTTTCGCGAGTTTGTACCTCAAAAGACGTGTGCATACATCAGTCAACATGACCTTCACTTTGGAGAAATGACGGTGAGAGAGATACTGGATTTTTCGGGACGATGTCTAGGTGTTGGAAGTCGGTACCAGTTGATGTCTGAGCTTTCAAGGAGGGAGAAAGAAGAGGGAATAAAGCCAGACCCTAAAATTGATGCATTCATGAAATCCATTGCTATATCAGGGCAAGAAACTAGCTTGGTTACAGATTATGTACTTAAG ATACTTGGTCTAGACATTTGTGCTGACATACTTGCTGGAGACGTAATGAGAAGAGGTATTTCTGGTGGACAGAAGAAGCGTCTAACAACAG GAGAGATGTTGGTAGGACCTGCGAGAGCTCTTTTTATGGATGAAATATCAACAGGGTTGGATAGTTCCACAACATTTCAAATTTGCAAGTTCATGAGGCAACTAGTTCATATCTCGGATGTCACGATGATTATTTCGCTTCTACAACCAGCACCAGAGACATTCGAGCTTTTTGACGACATTATCTTGCTTTCCGAGGGCCAAATTGTCTACCAAGGCCCACGGGACAACGTTCTTGAGTTCTTTGAATACTTTGGTTTCCAATGTCCTGAAAGAAAAGGGGTTGCAGACTTTCTACAAGAAGTTACGTCTAAGAAGGACCAAGAACAGTATTGGAACAAGAGAGAACAACCTTATAACTATGTGTCCGTAAGTGATTTTTCAAGCGGCTTTAGTACTTTCCACACCGGGCAGAAACTTACTTCAGAATTCAGGGTTCCCTATGACAAAGCTAAAACTCATTCTGCTGCACTAGTCACACAAAAGTATGGTATATCAAACTGGGAGCTCTTCAAAGCATGCTTTGATAGGGAATGGTTGCTTATGAAACGCAACTCCTTTGTGTATGTGTTCAAGACCGTCCAGATAACAATCATGTCTTTGATTACCATGACGGTCTATCTTAGGACAGAAATGCATGTTGGTACCGTGCGAGATGGTCAAAAGTTTTATGGTGCTATGTTTTTCAGCTTGATCAATGTTATGTTTAATGGACTAGCTGAACTAGCATTCACAGTGATGAGGCTCCCGGTGTTCTACAAGCAGAGGGACTTCTTGTTCTACCCTCCATGGGCTTTTGCCTTACCTGCTTGGCTTCTGAAGATTCCATTATCTCTTATCGAATCAGGAATATGGATTGGTCTTACGTATTATACTATCGGTTTTGCTCCTTCCGCTGCAAG GTTTTTCCGGCAGTTGCTAGCATACTTCTGTGTGAATCAGATGGCCCTTTCTTTGTTTAGATTCCTTGGAGCCATTGGAAGAACAGAAGTAATCTCTAACTCAATCGGAACGTTCACATTGCTAATTGTATTTACTCTTGGAGGCTTCATTATTGCTAAAG ATGACATTCGACCGTGGATGACTTGGGCTTATTATATGTCCCCTATGATGTATGGACAGACTGCTATTGTTATGAATGAATTTCTCGATGAGAGATGGAGCAGT CCCAACTATGATACCCGCATCAACGCGAAAACAGTTGGAGAAGTCCTACTAAAGAGCCGGGGCTTCTTTACGGAGCCATACTGGTTTTGGATATGTATTGTGGCactacttggattttctttgttgttcaATCTCTTCTACATACTAGCCTTGATGTATTTGAACC CTCTTGGTAACTCCAAAGCTACAGTTGTGGAAGAAGgtaaagacaaacaaaaagggGAAAACCGTGGAACAGAAG GTTCTGTTGTGGAACTTAATAGTTCTTCAAATAAAGGGCCAAAGAGAGGAATGGTTTTACCTTTTCAACCACTTTCTCTTGCATTCAACAATGTGAACTACTACGTTGATATGCCTTCA GAAATGAAGGCGCAAGGAGTGGAAGGCGATCGTCTTCAATTACTAAGAGACGTTGGTGGAGCTTTCAGGCCAGGCATATTGACAGCATTGGTTGGTGTCAGTGGTGCAGGTAAGACAACATTAATGGATGTCTTAGCCGGTAGGAAAACTGGAGGGTACATCGAAGGGAGTATAAGCATATCTGGTTACCCAAAGAACCAAACAACATTTGCTAGAGTCAGTGGTTACTGTGAACAAAATGACATCCATTCTCCACATGTTACCGTTTATGAATCCCTCATCTATTCAGCTTGGCTTCGTCTTTCCACCGATATAGACATCAAAACACGAGAG CTGTTTGTTGAAGAAGTAATGGAGTTGGTTGAGCTCAAACCTCTTAGAAACTCTATAGTTGGCCTTCCTGGAGTAGATGGTCTTTCAACCGAACAGAGGAAGAGGCTTACTATTGCGGTTGAATTGGTAGCTAACCCATCAATAATCTTCATGGATGAACCAACATCTGGTCTTGATGCAAGAGCTGCCGCTATTGTTATGCGTACTGTTAGGAATACCGTTGATACAGGGAGGACTGTTGTCTGTACAATTCACCAGCCTAGCATCGACATTTTCGAATCATTCGATGAG CTTTTGTTGATGAAACGTGGAGGCCAAGTTATATATGCTGGAAGTCTAGGGCATCACTCTCAGAAACTAGTTGAATATTTTGAG GCTGTTGAAGGGGTTCCAAAGATCAATGACGGATACAATCCTGCGACGTGGATGCTTGACGTTACTACTCCTTCAATGGAGTCACAAATGAGCCTGGACTTTGCTCAAATATTCTCCAACTCCTCTCTTTATCG GAGAAATCAAGAACTCATCAAAGATTTAAGTACTCCACCACCTGGATCAAAGGATGTCTACTTCAAAACAAAGTACGCGCAATCGTTTTCTACTCAAACCAAAGCTTGCTTCTGGAAACAGTATTGGTCATATTGGAGACATCCTCAGTACAATGCCATTCGGTTTCTCATGACAGTGGTCATTGGCGTCTTGTTTGGTCTAATTTTCTGGCAAATAGGAACAAAAAC agaaaacgaACAAGACCTGAATAATTTCTTTGGAGCCATGTACGCTGCTGTATTGTTCCTCGGTGCCTTAAACGCTGCAACAGTTCAGCCCGCAATTGCCATTGAGCGAACGGTCTTTTACCGCGAAAAAGCCGCTGGAATGTACTCCGCCATTCCATATGCAATTTCGCAG GTAGCAGTGGAAATCATGTACAACACGATACAAACCGGAGTTTACACGCTGATTCTATATTCAATGATCGGATGTAACTGGACTATGGCCAAATTCTTGTGGTTCTACTACTACATGTTAACAAGCTTCATCTACTTTACGCTATACGGTATGATGCTTATGGCCTTGACACCAAACTATCAGATTGCCGGAATCTGCATGTCCTTCTTCCTCAGTCTTTGGAACCTCTTCTCCGGTTTCCTCATCCCCAGACCG CAAATACCTATATGGTGGAGATGGTACTACTGGGCAACACCTGTGGCTTGGACATTGTATGGACTCATCACATCTCAAGTAGGAGACAAGGATTCAATGGTGCACATTAGTGGAATCGGAGACATAGATCTCAAAACGTTGCTCAAAGAAGGATTTGGGTTTGAACATGACTTCTTACCAGTTGTAGCAGTTGTTCACATCGCTTGGAtcttactctttctctttgtcttcGCCTATGGTATCAAGTTTCTCAACTTCCAAAGAAGGTGA